A single genomic interval of Lodderomyces elongisporus chromosome 8, complete sequence harbors:
- a CDS encoding uncharacterized protein (BUSCO:EOG092625U6) — protein MLRGAAALYRPKCVSFAPSVSSSVGLVSVSVSSLNVSRNFTTTPTLSAGKQKEGKKKQVMKRTVERERIVKSTALTTKKFRDAVSVLNFEKTAAPLNGIADFSSKLDVGTVTKFSKPTEEKLHYLKAFKKYQHHERFRHPTSIISGNTKKLNETFVQNLDQNSKLNRVYLDGPKGCGKSTLVNQTIAGALEKFNNDVVILHLYSAEIIGNGTSDYVRNNRLGLWQQPMATKRWLYRTFQTNAEVFKKMKLTKDVRFVSNKIEHSMKAGDSLHDYVLKNREMKDGLPNNAFQFFIQQLIDNSSKIPVVLSVDDFNAMADCGTTPYFTPDYVPIKIQEFELADTILKFASGELNFEKGGVLLAKSSDFHPKRKTTHIAVYPEEEYDAYMKPPRLDLELSQRLASNGGIKPFKVQGLSKEETHSLLSFWRDQEVLLVREDFRKPDYGNDAEAKAAARRAIFDSEKQFDKLVQSNFIVTQGNPHGLVKNLMLSY, from the coding sequence ATGTTGAGAGGTGCAGCAGCTTTGTATAGGCCTAAGTGCGTGTCATTTGCACCATCGGTATCATCATCCGTAGgtttggtgctggtgctggtgctgctgcttAATGTACTGAGAAATTTCACAACTACCCCTACATTGAGTGCcggaaagcaaaaagaaggtAAGAAGAAGCAAGTTATGAAGAGAACTgttgaaagagaaagaatcGTCAAGTCTACAGCATTGAccacaaaaaaattcaGAGACGCAGTATCTGTGTTAAACTTTGAGAAAACAGCGGCACCTTTGAATGGAATTGCTGATTTCAGCTCGAAGTTGGATGTAGGAACCGTTACCAAATTTTCAAAGCCTACCGAGGAGAAATTGCATTATCTTAAAGCGTTTAAGAAGTACCAACACCACGAAAGGTTTAGACATCCGACTTCGATAATCTCGGGAAATACCAAGAAACTCAATGAGACATTTGTTCAGAATTTGGATCAAAACTCCAAATTAAACCGTGTATATCTTGATGGTCCAAAAGGTTGTGGAAAATCAACCCTTGTTAACCAAACAATTGCTGGAGCTTTGGAGAAATTCAATAATGATGTCGTGATTCTTCACTTGTACTCTGCAGAAATAATTGGAAATGGTACATCTGACTATGTGAGGAACAATAGACTAGGTTTATGGCAGCAACCAATGGCTACCAAGAGATGGTTATACAGAACTTTCCAAACCAATGCCGAggttttcaaaaagatgaagTTGACCAAGGATGTGCGGTTTGTTAGTAATAAGATTGAGCACAGTATGAAGGCAGGCGATAGCTTACACGATTATGTATTAAAGAACAGAGAAATGAAGGATGGTTTACCAAACAATGCATTCCAGTTCTTTATCCAGCAGTTGATTGATAACTCATCCAAAATCCCCGTGGTGTTGTCAGTAGACGATTTCAATGCTATGGCCGATTGTGGCACAACACCATACTTCACCCCTGACTATGTACCGATCAAAATCCAAGAATTTGAATTGGCCGACACAATATTGAAGTTTGCCAGTGGTGAACTCAATTTCGAGAAAGGAGGTGTCCTCTTGGCCAAGTCATCAGACTTTCatccaaaaagaaaaaccacCCACATTGCAGTTTACCCAGAAGAAGAGTATGATGCGTACATGAAACCACCTAGATTGGATCTAGAGCTTTCCCAAAGATTAGCTCTGAATGGAGGAATCAAACCATTCAAGGTTCAAGGATTATCCAAGGAAGAAACACATTCGCTTCTTTCATTCTGGAGAGATCAAGAAGTGCTTTTGGTGAGGGAAGATTTCCGTAAGCCAGATTACGGTAATGATGCAGAAGCCAAAGCAGCTGCTAGAAGAGCCATTTTCGATTCggaaaaacaatttgacAAGCTCGTGCAATCGAACTTTATTGTGACACAGGGTAACCCTCATGGATTGGTAAAGAATTTGATGTTGAGCTATTAA
- the NIP7 gene encoding ribosome biosynthesis protein nip7 (BUSCO:EOG09264PD5), which translates to MRPLTEEETKVVFEKLANYIGRNISFLIDNKENPCVFRLQKDRVYYVSETIAKYATSVSRQQLMSLGVCFGKFTKTGKFKLHITALSYLSQYAKFKVWIKQNGEMPFLYGNHVLKAHVGRMSEDIPEHAGVIVYSMNDVPLGFGVSAKSTAEARNLAPTGIVAFRQGDIGEYLREEDTLFT; encoded by the coding sequence aTGAGACCTTTGACAGAAGAAGAGACAAAAGTAGTGTTTGAGAAACTAGCCAACTACATTGGTCGAAATATCTCATTTCTTATagacaacaaagaaaaccCATGCGTTTTCCGTTTACAGAAAGATAGAGTCTACTACGTTTCAGAAACCATAGCCAAGTACGCTACTAGTGTATCGCGTCAACAACTCATGTCTTTGGGCGTTTGTTTTGGTAAGTTCACCAAGACTGGGAAATTCAAGTTGCACATAACTGCACTCAGTTATCTTTCGCAGTATGCTAAATTCAAAGTATGGATCAAGCAGAATGGTGAGATGCCCTTTTTGTATGGAAACCATGTGTTGAAGGCCCATGTGGGGAGAATGAGCGAAGACATACCCGAACATGCTGGAGTGATTGTATATAGTATGAATGACGTGCCTCTTGGGTTTGGTGTAAGTGCCAAGTCAACCGCAGAGGCAAGGAACTTGGCTCCAACAGGGATTGTTGCCTTTAGACAAGGTGATATTGGTGAATACTTGAGAGAGGAGGATACATTATTTACTTAG
- the PUS1 gene encoding tRNA pseudouridine synthase 1, with translation MSTTAPDQSATSSVTKEATVATIQDVDMDETKVTEPLQTAVSSATTTKDDADATNSARKQKAKERLTKNKYEQSQFEGIKDAEGNILPKSERKPKRKCAVMLGYCGTGYNGLQIQNDPNVKTIERDLYTALHKAGAISLENSLDLKKSGFQRCARTDKGVHAAGNVVSLKMIIEDPEIKEKINEHLPQQIRIWGIQRTTKGFDCRKMCSSRVYEYLLPTYSLLNPKPHTKLAQLVDEKMAQNPQLFQEDDGEGAQFWKDVRQQVLDSGVSQEQLDAVDNYYATAALENPLSSRQAPLASGESTPVPSDIEPIIKKIKQLESKARRSYRISPTKLAHFRQAMQQYEGTHNFHNFTVGKTYKSPDSSRYIISAKVSEPFVIDDSENSSHATEWVSVKIHGQSFMLHQIRKMICMAALTVRCKLPAEKLLAMCFKPEKLNIPKAPALGLLLENPVFDAYNKILQENSYEPINFEQYEKEMLDFKMKNIYDKIYNDEVKENTFVSFFGYIDAYNVAGSEEDTTGGNNNNNNNNNGSSIFDFLHNYIDQETATKVEAESATK, from the exons atGTCAACAACCGCTCCAGACCAATCAGCAACTTCAAGCGTTACCAAGGAAGCAACTGTCGCAACAATTCAAGATGTTGACATGgatgaaacaaaagttACCGAGCCTCTTCAGACTGCCGTCTCTTCTGCAACAACCACTAAAGATGACGCAGATGCAACAAACAGTGCaaggaagcaaaaagcTAAAGAGAGACTCACCAAGAACAAATATGAGCAATC aCAGTTTGAAGGTATAAAAGATGCAGAGGGTAACATCCTCCCAAAATCAGAGAGAAAaccaaagagaaaatgCGCAGTAATGTTGGGCTATTGTGGTACTGGGTATAATGGATTGCAGATTCAAAATGACCCCAATGTGAAAACCATTGAGCGAGACCTTTATACAGCACTCCACAAAGCTGGGGCAATATCATTAGAAAATTCATTAGATTTGAAGAAATCTGGATTTCAAAGATGTGCGAGAACTGATAAAGGTGTTCATGCTGCTGGGAATGTGGTTAGTCTCAAGATGATCATTGAGGACCCCGAGATCAAGGAGAAGATTAATGAACATTTACCACAACAAATTCGTATTTGGGGCATCCAGAGAACCACAAAGGGATTCGATTGTCGTAAAATGTGCTCTTCCAGGGTTTATGAATATTTGCTCCCCACTTATTCCTTGTTGAATCCCAAGCCACATACCAAATTGGCACAATtggttgatgaaaaaatggCGCAAAATCCACAATTGTTTCAAGAAGATGATGGCGAAGGTGCACAATTTTGGAAAGATGTTAGACAGCAAGTGCTAGATTCTGGTGTTAGCCAGGAACAACTTGATGCAGTTGATAATTATTATGCAACGGCAGCTTTGGAAAACCCTTTATCGAGCCGTCAAGCTCCACTTGCTTCAGGGGAGTCGACACCTGTTCCTTCTGATATTGAGCCCATCATCAAGAAGATTAAACAGCTTGAAAGCAAAGCACGTAGATCATACCGTATCTCACCAACAAAGCTTGCTCATTTCCGTCAAGCCATGCAGCAATACGAAGGAACCCATAACTTCCATAACTTTACTGTGGGCAAGACGTACAAATCACCAGATAGCTCACGTTATATAATCTCTGCAAAAGTGTCTGAGCCATTTGTGATTGATGACTCTGAAAATTCTTCACATGCAACAGAGTGGGTGAGTGTTAAGATCCATGGTCAATCGTTTATGCTCCATCAAATTCGTAAGATGATATGTATGGCTGCGCTTACTGTTCGATGTAAATTGCCAGCAGAGAAGTTGCTTGCCATGTGTTTCAAGCCTGAAAAACTAAACATCCCTAAAGCTCCGGCATTGGGTTTGCTTTTGGAGAATCCAGTGTTTGACGCATACAACAAGATTCTTCAAGAAAACTCTTACGAGCCAATCAATTTTGAACAATACGAAAAAGAGATGCTTGATTTCAAGATGAAGAATATTTATGACAAGATCTACAATGACGAGGTTAAGGAGAATACATTTGTTAGTTTCTTTGGGTATATTGATGCTTATAACGTTGCTGGTAGCGAGGAAGATACTACTGGAggtaataacaacaacaacaacaacaacaatggttcatcaatttttgatttcttgCACAACTACATTGATCAGGAAACTGCTACAAAAGTGGAAGCCGAATCCGCGACGAAGTGA
- the HHP1 gene encoding casein kinase I: MDLRVGKKYRIGRKIGSGSFGDIYLGTNIISGEEVAIKLENTKAKHPQLEYEAKVYKALSGGVGIPFVRWYGTECDYNAMVIDLLGPSLEDLFNYCNRKFTYKTVLLLADQLICRIEYIHARCFIHRDIKPDNFLMGIGRRGSQVNVIDFGLAKKYRDPRTHLHIPYRENKNLTGTARYASVNTHLGIEQSRRDDLESLGYVLIYFCRGSLPWQGLKAATKRQKYDRIMEKKMTTPNNILCKGLPSEFLDYMNYIKTLRFDDKPDYAYLRKLFRDLFKRENYRYDYVFDWTLYKFQQEKQRAQGKVEGGDQTQPQGQAQGQPQDDQQGQQQQQVSQPTQPQQQIQAQAQQKTAQQLADQRYNSQKAVYTPNQNYSANYQEKQKIPQPQQPQPQNQGNPAWL; this comes from the coding sequence ATGGATTTGAGGGTTGGGAAAAAGTACCGTATTGGTCGTAAAATTGGATCTGGTTCTTTTGGTGACATCTACCTAGGAACAAACATCATTTCGGGTGAAGAAGTTGCTATCAAATTGGAAAACACCAAGGCAAAGCACCCACAATTGGAATACGAGGCCAAAGTATACAAGGCATTAAGTGGAGGTGTTGGTATTCCATTTGTCAGATGGTACGGCACAGAGTGTGACTACAACGCCATGGTTATTGATCTTTTGGGACCAAGCTTGGAGGACTTGTTCAATTACTGTAATAGGAAATTCACTTACAAAACCgtattgttgttggccGACCAATTAATCTGCAGAATCGAATATATCCATGCGAGATGTTTTATCCACAGAGATATCAAGCCAGATAATTTCCTTATGGGTATCGGGAGAAGAGGCTCCCAAGTCAATGTCATTGACTTTGGTCTTGCCAAAAAATACAGAGACCCAAGAACTCACTTGCATATCCCTTACAGAGAAAATAAGAACTTGACAGGTACCGCAAGGTACGCAAGTGTCAATACCCATTTGGGAATCGAACAAAGCAGAAGAGATGATTTGGAAAGTTTGGGATATGTGTTGATCTACTTTTGTAGAGGATCCTTACCCTGGCAAGGCTTGAAGGCTGcaacaaaaagacaaaagtaTGATCGGAtcatggaaaagaaaatgacaACACCAAACAATATCTTGTGTAAAGGCTTACCTTCAGAGTTCTTGGACTATATGAACTATATCAAAACCTTGAGATTTGATGATAAGCCCGATTATGCATACTTGAGAAAATTGTTTAGAGACTTGTTCAAGAGAGAGAACTATCGATACGACTATGTGTTTGATTGGACATTGTACAAGTTCCAgcaagaaaagcaaagggCCCAGGGTAAAGTTGAAGGCGGTGACCAGACACAACCACAGGGACAAGCACAGGGACAGCCACAAGATGATCAACAAggtcaacaacaacaacaagtttCACAACCAACACAACCACAGCAACAAATACAGGCACAGGCACAGCAAAAAACAGCACAACAATTGGCTGACCAACGCTACAATAGCCAAAAAGCCGTTTATACTCCAAACCAAAACTATTCAGCAAACTAccaagagaaacaaaagattccacaacctcaacaaccgCAACCCCAGAATCAAGGAAACCCGGCTTGGCTTTAA